The window GAAAGCCGCGCGATCGGAAGCTGCGCGTTGCCGTTGCCGCTGTTTCAAGGCATGCAGCAGTTCCCGATGGTCTGGCTGGAAGACAGTCTGCAAGGGCGGGTCGAACGGATCTTGCGCGATTACGTCGTGGACCTGTGTGCCGAATTCATCAGCGTGCATGGCGATGAGGGTTTTGCGCTGTTTTCCGAGCGTCTGCTGGAGAGCCTGAACAACGTGCAGAAGCGTCTGGGCGGTGAACGGCATCGGCGGATGTTGATCTTGATGGAAGACGCGCTGGCGGAGCAGGCGAATAGCGGGGTGGTGGATTTGCACCGGGGCTGGATCGAAGGGTTGCTGCGTGAGTATTACGATCCGATGTATGCGTTTCAGCGGGAGAAGAAGGGCGCGCGGATTGAGTTTGTCGGGGAGAAGGGCGCGGTTCTTGAGTACCTGCGCGAGCGTGCTATCCAGCGAGGATAACGTTGTTTTTGCCGGCCTCATCGCGGGCAAGCCCGCTCCCACAGGGTTTGTGTTCACCACGGATCCCTGTGGGAGCGGGCTTGCCCGCGATGAGGCCCAAACAGGCGCTATAAACTTTAATGCCGGGAAGGGGCCCGACAGCTTAAGTCGGACACGTCTCCCGTCCATTATCCAGCCCTTGCTTATAACTGTGGCTCTGCAGACTCGCCTTGCCGTTGTGCCACGTCAGCGTAAGCACAAACAGCGAGTCGTAGTCGCTGGATTCCCAGTCTTCAGTGATCTTCTGTTTCTTGCCGACCGCGTCGCCCGCGACCTTGTTGATCAGCTCGGGCAGGTAACCGTGGGACCAGGCCGTGTAGATGACCGAGTTGTGATACTTGTCGTGGAGTAATTCGTCCGCCAGGTCGCTGGTGTCGTTGGCCGAAAAGTTGATGTTCACTGGCAAGCCGAGCTTGATCGCGCTGGGGCTGATGGTCATCAGCGGGCGGATGTAGCTGTAGGAATTGTCCAGTTCGCCTTCCTCGACATTGCGGGTCGGGTTGGCGGCAAAGACATAATTGGCCTTGCCGAATTTTTCCGGCAGCAAGGTGGCCAGATCGATGGCGCGGTTCAAGCCCTGGCAATTGAGCTGGCCCAGGCCGCCTTCGGGTTTTTCCGCGTGACGCAGGAACACCAGGGTCTGGGTGCCGTCTGCCGGTTGGGCGCGGCTCTCGCTGGACTCCAGGGAAAGGAACAACGCGCTCACCGCCAGCAGGGAGGGCAGGACGACATACGCACGTTGCTTGAAGCGATTGGCAAATTTCAAAAGGTTCATCATTTGAATAGGTGATCTTCAGCTTATTCGGTTAAGGCTGACAAACCTTTACACCACGAGCTCCCCGCATCGGGTGTTTTCCATGTCGTTGGGCCGGTCCGTTTCCGAAAGGGCAGTTCTCAGAGTCCTCTGAAGCCCATTTGGTTCGATTCCGGCGAGTGCACCGCAATGTACCGGTTACCTTGCATGGGTTGGATCAGAGGTTATCGACAGGATGTTGCGGATTTATGGACACGGTACACGTAGAGGCGCCGAAGAAAGACTGCAATGTTTTGATCTTGTTCATCAGCAAGATTGATACGAAAAAAGCCGGCTCCTCCATTATGATCAGCGCTACTTTTCCCTGTGGATGCTCCCATGACCGATCTGTCCGCGTTCCCGATTACCCACAAATGGCCGGCTCAATACCCAGACTGGATCCAGCTGTACTCCTTGCCGACCCCCAACGGCGTCAAGGTGTCGATCATGCTCGAAGAGATTGGTCTGCCTTACGAGCCCCATCGCGTGGGCTTCGACACCAACGATCAAATGTCCCCTGCGTTTCTGTCGCTGAACCCCAACAACAAGATCCCGGCGATCCTCGACCCCCACGGTCCCGATGACAAACCCCTGTCGTTGTTCGAATCCGGCGCGATCCTGATTTACCTCGCCGACAAGAGCGGCCAGTTGCTGGCGCAGGAATCGGCGGCGCGTTACGAGACGATCCAGTGGTTGATGTTCCAGATGGGCGGCATCGGGCCGATGTTCGGCCAACTCGGTTTCTTCAACAAATTCGCCGGCAAGGACTACGAAGACAAGCGTCCGCGTGACCGTTACGTCGACGAAAGCAAGCGCCTGCTCAAAGTGCTGGATGGCCGTCTGGACGGACGCGACTGGATCATGGGCGAACGCTACACCATCGCCGACATCGCGACCTTTCCGTGGGTGCGCAACCTGATCGGCTTCTATGAAGCCGGCGATCTGGTGGGCATCAAGGATTTCCCCAATGTCACACGCGTACTGGAGCGTTTCCTGGCGCGGCCGGCGGTGATCCGAGGGCTGGAAATTCCCAAGTAAACCTCTTCGACTTTCTCAAGACCAAGGCAGGCAATGAGCTCATACGATTTCAAGCAAGTGGATGTCTTCAGCCGGGTTGCGCTCAAGGGCAATCCGTTGGCGGTCGTATTTGGCGCAGACAGGCTCAGTGATGAACGCATGGCGGCGTTCGCGACCTGGACCAACCTCAGCGAAACCACGTTCATCCTCGAACCGCGCGACCCTCGCGCGGACTATCGGGTACGGATCTTCACCACCCTGAACGAGTTGCCGTTTGCCGGTCACCCGACGCTCGGCACCTGCCACGCATGGCTTGAAGCCGGTGGCGTGCCCAAGGGCGACGAGATCATTCAGGAGTGCGGCGTCGGTCTGGTGCGGGTCCGCAGGCAAGGCGCGGAGCTGGCCTTTCTTGCGCCGCCACTGATCAGGACCGGGCCGGTGGACGCCGACGTGGTCGAGCGCGTGCGCCGTGGGCTGCGGTTGGAGCCGGGTGCGATTGTCCGGGCTCAGTGGGTCGATAACGGAGCCGGCTGGTTGGCGGTGATGGTCGAGGATCGCCGGCAGGTCCTGGATTTGCAACCGGATCATTCACAAATGCTCGGCCTGGCCGTCGGCGTGATTGCGCCGTGGCACCCCGAGCGCGATGGCGATAACGCGCAGT is drawn from Pseudomonas sp. 31-12 and contains these coding sequences:
- a CDS encoding histidine phosphatase family protein, whose product is MMNLLKFANRFKQRAYVVLPSLLAVSALFLSLESSESRAQPADGTQTLVFLRHAEKPEGGLGQLNCQGLNRAIDLATLLPEKFGKANYVFAANPTRNVEEGELDNSYSYIRPLMTISPSAIKLGLPVNINFSANDTSDLADELLHDKYHNSVIYTAWSHGYLPELINKVAGDAVGKKQKITEDWESSDYDSLFVLTLTWHNGKASLQSHSYKQGLDNGRETCPT
- a CDS encoding glutathione binding-like protein gives rise to the protein MTDLSAFPITHKWPAQYPDWIQLYSLPTPNGVKVSIMLEEIGLPYEPHRVGFDTNDQMSPAFLSLNPNNKIPAILDPHGPDDKPLSLFESGAILIYLADKSGQLLAQESAARYETIQWLMFQMGGIGPMFGQLGFFNKFAGKDYEDKRPRDRYVDESKRLLKVLDGRLDGRDWIMGERYTIADIATFPWVRNLIGFYEAGDLVGIKDFPNVTRVLERFLARPAVIRGLEIPK
- a CDS encoding PhzF family phenazine biosynthesis protein; amino-acid sequence: MSSYDFKQVDVFSRVALKGNPLAVVFGADRLSDERMAAFATWTNLSETTFILEPRDPRADYRVRIFTTLNELPFAGHPTLGTCHAWLEAGGVPKGDEIIQECGVGLVRVRRQGAELAFLAPPLIRTGPVDADVVERVRRGLRLEPGAIVRAQWVDNGAGWLAVMVEDRRQVLDLQPDHSQMLGLAVGVIAPWHPERDGDNAQFEVRAFISGDGMPEDPATGSLNAGIAQWLLAEGLAPASYVVSQGLTMGRAGRIQVEQVGDEIWIGGSVVTCISGTLTL